Proteins encoded together in one Lathyrus oleraceus cultivar Zhongwan6 chromosome 5, CAAS_Psat_ZW6_1.0, whole genome shotgun sequence window:
- the LOC127083438 gene encoding uncharacterized protein LOC127083438 has translation MNPMQERSTSKLPRRAKGKKKRGLRVNDVKVAETPAKFSFDIAKTAVSQICQSAGYKRSKYDALEALTNVTTKYLEAIARSAASFANASNRTESNLFDLINGIHDMCSVRGVPGGSKMHTSSLLSSGALKDIMSFVKFSKEVPFSKPIPSKNAYGSQNQDLITDSGTSTCCLKEAKPKGLHIPSWLPDFPKESLYKKSEGSLVERKCGEKLWEHLLAMEDCSDNVEEKSGMLKSNDINKKEEKAIATELAKGRGRVKFKIGKEEEKQIGLGMNMNMMNGVCKGRKRVSWSRYKINDCTSKADENEEERSALKREMS, from the coding sequence ATGAACCCTATGCAAGAGAGAAGCACATCAAAGCTACCGCGAAGGGCAAAAGGCAAAAAGAAAAGGGGTCTACGAGTAAATGACGTTAAAGTAGCAGAAACCCCCGCAAAATTCTCATTTGATATAGCCAAAACTGCAGTTTCTCAGATCTGCCAATCAGCTGGCTACAAAAGATCCAAATATGATGCTCTTGAAGCCTTAACTAATGTTACCACAAAATATCTCGAAGCCATTGCAAGATCAGCTGCCTCTTTTGCCAATGCATCCAACCGTACTGAATCTAACCTCTTTGACCTCATCAATGGCATTCATGATATGTGTTCTGTTCGTGGAGTTCCTGGTGGTTCAAAAATGCATACAAGTAGCCTGCTGAGTTCTGGAGCTCTAAAAGATATAATGAGTTTCGTCAAATTCTCCAAAGAAGTGCCATTTTCCAAACCAATTCCATCAAAAAATGCTTATGGAAGCCAAAATCAGGATTTAATCACCGATTCTGGCACATCAACATGTTGCTTAAAGGAAGCAAAACCAAAAGGTTTGCATATACCAAGTTGGCTCCCGGATTTTCCTAAGGAAAGCTTATATAAAAAGTCTGAAGGGAGTTTAGTAGAGAGGAAATGTGGTGAGAAATTGTGGGAACATTTGCTTGCAATGGAAGATTGCAGTGATAATGTGGAGGAAAAAAGTGGCATGTTAAAGAGTAATGACATAAACAAAAAAGAAGAGAAAGCCATCGCGACGGAGTTGGCAAAGGGAAGAGGCAGGGTGAAGTTTAAAATTGGAAAGGAGGAAGAGAAACAGATTGGGTTGGGTATGAATATGAATATGATGAATGGGGTTTGTAAAGGAAGGAAAAGAGTGTCTTGGAGTCGTTACAAAATAAATGACTGTACGAGTAAGGCTgatgaaaatgaagaagaaaggAGTGCATTAAAAAGAGAGATGAGTTAA